The proteins below are encoded in one region of Sminthopsis crassicaudata isolate SCR6 chromosome 1, ASM4859323v1, whole genome shotgun sequence:
- the CISH gene encoding cytokine-inducible SH2-containing protein codes for MIFCIHGPHPLLEEEKIGRLTVTGLTELPEPVMQPLSVTSFQEEEEAPPLMENELHQVRDPEEDLLCIAKTFTYLRESGWYWGSLTAGEAKQHLQKMPEGTFLVRDSTHPSYLFTLSVKTNRGPTNVRIEYADSKFRLDSNCLSKPRILAFPDVVSLIQHYVTSCTADGKNDTPYPSPASLLPSHKDIVPSTAAMAAVHLKLIQPFVRKNSAPSLQHLCRLTINKLTAEVDQLPLPKRIGDYLRQYPFQL; via the exons ATGATCTTCTGCATCCACGG ACCCCATCCTTtattggaagaagagaagatcGGCAGGTTGACGGTAACCGGGCTAACTGAATTACCAGAGCCAGTCATGCAGCCCCTGTCTGTGACCTCCTTCCAAGAGGAGGAAGAAGCACCTCCCTTGATGGAGAATGAGTTGCATCAAGTTCGTGACCCTGAGGAAGACTTATTATGTATTGCCAAGACATTCACTTACCTGCGGGAATCTG GTTGGTACTGGGGATCTCTCACAGCCGGGGAAGCCAAGCAACATCTTCAGAAGATGCCTGAGGGCACCTTCCTGGTACGGGACAGCACCCACCCCAGCTATCTGTTCACACTCTCTGTCAAGACCAATAGGGGTCCCACCAACGTACGCATAGAGTATGCTGACAGCAAATTCCGGCTGGATTCAAATTGTCTGTCCAAGCCACGGATTTTGGCCTTCCCAGATGTGGTCAGCCTCATCCAGCATTATGTCACATCTTGCACAGCTGATGGCAAGAATGATACCCCCTACCCGTCCCCTGCCTCCCTCCTGCCCAGCCACAAGGACATTGTTCCCAGCACAGCAGCCATGGCAGCTGTCCACCTGAAACTCATTCAGCCCTTTGTGCGTAAGAACAGTGCCCCGAGCCTTCAGCACCTCTGTCGGCTCACCATTAACAAGCTCACTGCCGAGGTTGACCAACTGCCTCTACCTAAGCGGATAGGGGATTATCTCAGGCAgtatcctttccagctctga